The genomic stretch GAACATCTACAAAACTAGTTCTGGCAAGCATGTGGTTCTTCTGGCTGGTTCTGGTGCTGAGAGGTTAAGAGAAAGCTTTTctgaaaatactttattttgaTATGATGCACTTGGCAAGAGACATCTGCTGCTTGTTGCTATAATGGAGGGTTCTTATGTGggttctcctttttcttctaaCAGAGAATGGACCTGGGAGAATGTACAAAGATCCATGACTTGGCTCTGAGAGCAGATTATGAGATTGCAAGTAAAGAGAGAGACCTGTTTTTTGAGCTGGATGTAAGTATGGAGAAATTTTAGTTCCTTTTGGGGAAACTGCTTCTTGAAGTTACTGGGCTGAAAAGTAGAACTCAGTGGCCATTTCAGCTCATCATGCTGCTTGATGTGTTACCTGTCCAGAATGTGCAGCCCCTTCCTGAATGTCAACCTGGCTGCTGATTTGAGAATGCAGAATTAATGATGGCCTTTGCCACCCCATTAGCCCAGCGAGCTGGAGGCTCCTGGCATTCCTTggatcccacagctgctgctctgtacCAGGTTCCTGTAACCTGCCCTGTCCCAGAAAGAGATTTAACATTAAAAACCTTCTGCTCAGTAGTTTAACTTTTGTCAGGGTTAGCTTTCATTTCACCTTTCTGTGATGGAACAGATCAAAGGGAAGCACAATCCTGTCTTTCCCTTTCATGTTATTCCAGTGCTTTTGTCTTTGTGCCTGTTGCTCTTGCATAGGAAGGAAGTTCCAGTGCAAAGCAATGTTGATGTGTCAGAATAAAGGAACTGGGTCAGGTTTACAGGGCAGGGGTCAAATGTAACTTGTTCTGCAAAATGTCATTTGGTTTTTTCTCAAAGCATCAGTTCTTGAGGTTGTTTGTGCATTATACAGGATTGCAGCTGTTGGCTGTCAAAGCTACaccaggcacagagagcagcttcATTCATAATTCTTTGTCTGATCATGCAGGCCATGGATCACCTGGAATCCTTCATTGCAGAGTGTGACAGGAGAACAGAACTGGCCAAGAAACGCCTGGCTGAGACACAGGAGGAGATCAGTGCTGAAGTGTCTGCAAAGGTATTGGCCTCTCACTGAGCAATGCTTCTGAAAGTctcactgggagcactggggctctgtttCTCTGACACCAGTGATACTGGGGAGTAAGGCTCCacagaggatttggggattccAGTCATCCTCCCCAAAGGGCTGCTCTGGCCATTCTGGAGACAAAGAGCGCCATGGACTCTTTTTAAAAGAGGTTGCTTTAGCATGGAAATAAAGCATATTGATTTCTTCCCCATGCTGTGAAATGTTACCATAATAATTTAGAATAGTAAGTCCATCCTCCCctgatttttgtttcatttaacaAATGCTCATGTAGTTTCCTTTTTGGAAACTCACCTAACTGGGCCAATACAAGACATTTCTGAAGCTGATTTTGTGGTCTATATGCTGACCTGTAAGCCAGAAATGACAGGCAGATCATGATCTCTCCACATCCAGTTTCTCTCTTTGCCACATATCTGTGACTCTGTTGACATTGGTCCACCAGTCCCTTTTGTTGAAAACTTTTGGAGATTCATGGTCATCTTCCAAcaacagatttcttttcctcaacacagtatttcttttaaaaaaatgaaaagttgtcctGCGAGCTTTATCACATTTTTATCTTACTAAAAACTAACTATTTTCTTCAGGCAGAGAAAGTCCATGAGCTGAATGAAGATATTGGAAAACTCCTAGctaaagcagagcagctgggagctgaagGAAATGTTGATGAGTCTCAGAAGATCCTGATGGAAGTGGAGAAAGTCCGGGCGAAAAAGAAAGAGGCAGAGGTACAGTCTTGGCTCCTGTGGGTTGGCTGGGTGGTGGTTTCTGCCTCACACCTCCTTTTAGTTCCAGCCATGTGCCAGCAAACAGGTGGCAGTGTGGTGTGGTGGATGAAATGATTTTTAGAAACTTTTATCTAGTGCAGGGAGGGCTTCATCCTCTGAAATATTTGGTCACCACTCCCTTGCAGGAATAGATTTGGGGTTAGCTGTGCCCACAAAGCGTTTGTGTGGCACCTCCTTTGTGTGAGGGTGGGTTTTGATTCTTCAAAGCAATTCTTTGCAGGGGTTTCCCTGGAGGGTTGTGTCTGTGTAAGGCTTCCCTGACATTTGTGTGGGTTTTCTTGCCTCCCTGTAGGAAGAATACCGAAATTCAATGCCTGCATCCAgtttccagcagcagaagctgcgTGTGTGTGAAGTCTGTTCAGCATATCTGGGTCTCCATGACAACGACCGGCGTCTTGCTGACCACTTTGGAGGCAAATTACACTTGGGTTTCATTCAGATTCGTGAGAAACTGGATCAGCTGAGGGTAATCCTCTCTGTTTTAAACCACCTCTTTGTAGTTCTGAagaccttgaacacttctatTAAATTAATGCAGAATTCTTTGCAGAGGGCTTGTAAAAGCTCAGAAATTCCGACTGCAGAATTCCTAAAGCATCAAACAGAGCTTTGTTTAGCCTTGTCTTGGGttctcttctgtcttttctggGTAACTAAATATGTACCCTCAGAATCAGtcaaaccacagcactgctaTGATTTATTCCTTTGAGTTTTGATACAGTAATTCTTATTAACATGACAGAAATTTGTTACTCTGGGTATTTTTTTGACTTTTAAACTTCTTAATGACATGTTTGAACTGAAGTTTCACATGGTTCTGTCAGTGAAAAGATCTTGACTAGCTGAAGCCATTAGGAGTTTgctgaaattatttataatgGGTTGTGGTACTGGCCTTGCTTGCAAAGAGAGACCTTTAGCTGAGTCAGAGTTGTGATTCCTGTGCCTTACTCACAGTCCATTGAGGTCAGTGCCTCAACTGAGAAAAATGAGAACCTTTACAGAGGTCTTAACTCAGCACATAAAATGCAGTGCAATGGTTCTTTGTCTTGCTATTGGAATGGTCTTCCTGCACATCTGACCTGTTACTGTGTGGCTGTAAATAATGGCTGTTACTGTATGGCTGAAATATGatgtgggtttattttttccccctagaaAACAGTGGCAGAAAAGCAAGAGAAGAGAAACCAGGATCGTTTGAGAcggagagaggagagagaacgAGAGGAGAGGATGGGCAGACGGTGAGTGGGACCTGGGAACTGGCCTGTGAAGTTTAGAAATGTCTGATTCCTTGTACATGAGCACTGCAGGAGTTCAGCATCTGCTTCTGGAGTGGCTGTTGGATGTGCTCCAGATGCTGTGTGAGCATCTTGGGATTCGGTTAAAGATTAAAACAATGCACAAATCCTCCAGTCCTCCATCTTAGAGTGATTGTACATGTGTTTTGACCTCTGCTGTGTGTCTGAAAGGTGGGAGTTCCCTGTAGTCCTGAGGCTTATATTGGCCTAATCCCCGTCTTAGGCAATCTGAATCTGGATAAAATACCCTCATCCAGAGCACCTGAGTGTGAAAGTTTAAGATGAGCGAGGACTAGGCTTGCTCAAAAGGCAGAAATTCCCTGGACAGCCCTCCTCACTGCTTGGAGACTTTGAGGTGACAACAGGCTGGTGTCCATGTGCCAATAATGGACTGCATGTAACTTTCCTACAATCAGTGAGATGTTCTGGCAAGCATTTCCTGAGGAAGCTGAGGGATCCCAAGGAGTGGCTGCTTCTGGTGCTTGTAGCTATGTGTGTCACCTTCTGCTCAGATGTCTGTAATTCCTGAGCAGTGGGAGGGGCTGGTTTTCTAATTGGTTTTCTCAGGACAAGCTCTTCTGCATCTTGCCAACTGAACTGGACAAACAATTTCTTCTGTACTTAAACTGAAGAGGCAACTTGTGTGTAAACAGCTCAGTTAGGAGCCTGGTGTGGGGAGGGTGGTTATTTGCAGGGCTCAGGCAGAGGAGGTGGCTGGGTAGGAATGCTGTTCTGATTGTCACAGCATCTCCCTGCTTGTTTACCTTGTGTGTTTCTCCTCGTGTACTTGCATTAAAAAGACCCCAACCTtgctgcctgtgcagagctATTTTTGAAACCCAGAGTCAGCTGAAGAGTGACTTTGTCTGAGGAATATGAGATTTATAACTGCAGTGTACTCTAAGATGGTGCTGGCTCTGGCTATACACTGCTGGAATTGCTGACAAATACCAGCATGGTCATTTTTGTGTGTTATGAAGATGGGAGCCCCAAACTGTTACTCATTATCCACATAATTTTATACATGTTATGCATAACTCCAGTTAGGGTGTTAATGTGGATTTTCCCTGGGGATTTCCTGGTGTGTTTTGGAGGAGCAGTTCATGCTGCAGCTTTCTGTGGAACTGCAGCACTTCATGGACAGCCTCACAACTTTCTGTTCCCCATGCAACTGTAATGCAGTTGggtttgggagctgcaggatcTGGCAGTAGCTTTTCAGTGCAGGAGTTAATCAGAAGGgattgctgttgctgctgctgtggtcaGAGATGAGGAAGTGAAATGGGAAGTGTCTTCTCATGCAGCTGCTTCATGGCAGACCCACAGCAGGACCCTGCCTAACATGGGCTCAGTTTGTCTCCATGGTGCTTCTTCTTCCTGGAGGTCATTTCTCTGTAAAAATTGCTCAACAGAGTTGTTAAGGAAGAGCCCTCTGGATCTCTTTGTTGATCCACATCTTCTCAAAATGctggttttcttcctcctgtggtgtggctgtggttttgttttagtggtttttaaaacaaaaaacctcaagcCCTCAGTTCTTGAGAGCTAAAGAGCCTCTAGTGTTCACAGGTAGTGCATATGTGGATGCATCTGATGAGGGGGTTTGGAAGCTGCTTTTGAATGTTTATTTAAGGATTAAAATAGGAAAGCTTTAAGAACTGCATGGAGCTGGCCTAAAGTCTGAGTTCTTGCTGTTTCCATATGTGACAGTACTCAGAGACTGtggcctttgctctggctctgtGCAGAGGCACCTGTGTGCTCCACAGGAAAACTTGTTTAAGGAGTCGGGAGTGCCATAAGGAAGAGGTCAAATCAATTGCCTCTCCACAATGAGAACTTGACCTGAGGGAGGACAGTGGCTCTCCCAGTGGACACTGAGTGGAGTTGTTGTTGTCCATATCCAACATCCCATTCCCTGTGGGGATGCTGTAGAGTAGGCTCAGCCTGGTGTGTAAGGCTTCTCCAGTTCTGCTCAGCCTGGTGTGTAAGGCTTCTCAGTTCAGAGCTGAGGTTAGAGTCCAGATTTCTTGGTCACTtacctgctgggagctgtgcacaCCAGGCTCACAGAGGCATTTTTCCATCAAAAACTAATTGGTGATGTCTACCACCTTCCAGCCAGCCTCTCTTATCCAGAGCTTGGTACTTTAAGGAGCCACAGGAAACATGTTTCCTTCAGAACTCTTCTTGTCAGCTCCTATACAGCACCTTCATGGTGTTACTTCAGTGAGAGGAAGAGTATGGCTTGACTTTGGGAGCCTTTGGTGACTGACAGGCACCGTGGCATCCCTGCAAACCTGTGCATTCCCTTGTCAAACTCTGCCTCTCAattgattaattaattagtCAATAAGCTGTGATTGCACATAGGAATGAGTGAACTGGATTCTACCCTAGTGGTAATAAACACAAGTCCTGTGTGATATTCCTGGTGGCTCTTGGGTACCCAGTAATCTCTTGAGGCTGGAATTCTGTGGAGGAGTGGCATGCTGGGAGTGCAGACCTCAGTGCTTGCTCCCACACTACACCAGCAAACAAGTCTGGTGGAGGTGCCACATGGATTTCCTTTGTGTTAAGCTGGACAAAAGACAGGTTATGAAACTCAGCAGAAAGTTTCTGTGATACAGGGacaaaaagagaggaaaaaataaataaaatagactTGCTCAGTCCTCTTGCTGTTATAGAGACCAATCTTTTTTGTCTCCTGCTGTACAATGATTCAGGCTAGTAAGGACAATGCTTTTTCTCTTGGATACTTCCTGAATTCTGAAGTTTGGTTCTAGGGAGTGATTATCAGATGTTTTTTGTGCCTACCCCTGCTTGGATGATAGGCATGAAGGGCAGCCAGGCTTTTCAGGGGATATGGAAGGGCTTTTGTGGATGTGTGCACTGGTGGTTCACAATAAAGTGATCAGGAGGGAAAAGAACAGTAAGAACTTGGAGTAATTACAACCACCAGAAAAATCCAGCTGCCTGCCAGGTACCTCCAGGAGgtcctgctgctgtgtcaggTTCTGTTACTGGGAATGGAGGTGTGTGGTTACTGCCTTGCTCTCCAGCTTTATCAGCTTctccttcagctggccatgTGTGTAGACTCCAAGTTCAGCTCCACTTTGTTTACAGTCCTTACCTGAATTCCCTTCTAAATTAGGGGGCTTTTTTAGCTTTCTACCATGACTGAACAATCCCATTTCACTGAAGAAATGTCAGTGCACATAGATTTTCTTAATCTTGTCTTATTCAGGCATGGTTTTAAATTATGTTATTAAAACAGATGCTTCTCTGTTGCTTCTTAAATTCTTGTCTGTGTGTAGCTTTCATGTCAGGGTGCCAGAACAGCTCTGTGGGGTGTAAATTGAACCTGTGTGTGAGTCTGTGTGCAGTGGGGAGCAGTTACAGGAGTGAGACTCTGAGTCACTAAACAGGGAGAGGAGCCACTTCTTaattaaagcaaaacaagaCTGTTCAGACAGCGTGTGATGTTCATCTGGCTCTGAAATGTGGCCATAGAGGAAGAGGGAAGGTGGAGCCTCCATGTGCAGAGGTATTTTAAGTGGTGCTGAGTAATGGTGCTGCTGAAGTTGAAAGAATTCTGCCGTTGTTATTTACAAACTGTCAGGAGCTAATGCTGACAGCAGTAAGCTCAGAGTGCCACACATGAGCTCTGAAGCTCGTGGAATGTGAGAAAGGAGAGCAAGGCCTGGATTATTCTTCTCAAGTGCTTTCTAAGGATTTTCAGTTTATCTCTGTCACTTGTCAGTAATAGCTCTTCCCTTGTGGCTGTGTCTCCTCTTTTTTCCTAGTTATCTttcccaaaaaggaaaaaaatattgatgCAAATTTCCTTCTGATGTTTGGTAAACAAATACAAGGAGCGAGAAAAGGCTGGTTTTTTATTAAAACCCAGTTAGCATGCAACTTCCTCAAAGGAATCAAAATCAGAAAACTGGCAGATGTCTTTCTGATTGAGAGTGGCACTTCTTGAAAATGTCAGAGTTGATCCAGCTGGTGTTAGACTGCAGGGAGTAAAGAGTATGTAACAAATATGCACAGAAAATTAGTTGGAAAAGTTCATTGGGGTGCTTTATTAATAGTATATGATTTCTAGACTTTTCTGTAGTGACAGGAAGCTCAGTGTGCAGAAATTcatgttttcctgtttttgaCAAATTCTTGATCCTAAAATTGAAGCTAActaaatgttttatttgcaaGCTTTTTTTGTAATAATATATCACTTGAGGTATTGATTATTCCTGTGAAGAGCTGCCAGGGTGGATgaattttcctcctgaaaaCCCAC from Ammospiza caudacuta isolate bAmmCau1 chromosome 17, bAmmCau1.pri, whole genome shotgun sequence encodes the following:
- the LUC7L gene encoding putative RNA-binding protein Luc7-like 1 isoform X1, with amino-acid sequence MSAQAQMRALLDQLMGTARDGDETRQRVKFTDDRVCKSHLLDCCPHDILAGTRMDLGECTKIHDLALRADYEIASKERDLFFELDAMDHLESFIAECDRRTELAKKRLAETQEEISAEVSAKAEKVHELNEDIGKLLAKAEQLGAEGNVDESQKILMEVEKVRAKKKEAEEEYRNSMPASSFQQQKLRVCEVCSAYLGLHDNDRRLADHFGGKLHLGFIQIREKLDQLRKTVAEKQEKRNQDRLRRREEREREERMGRRSGSRNRDRRRSRSRERRRRRSRSASRERRKSRSRSRDRHRRHRSRSRSHSRGHRRGSRDRSSKHKSSRDRSSREKSRDRERKEKSSSERRHESTNGKSRSKRSEEREAGEI
- the LUC7L gene encoding putative RNA-binding protein Luc7-like 1 isoform X2, whose amino-acid sequence is MSAQAQMRALLDQLMGTARDGDETRQRVKFTDDRVCKSHLLDCCPHDILAGTRMDLGECTKIHDLALRADYEIASKERDLFFELDAMDHLESFIAECDRRTELAKKRLAETQEEISAEVSAKAEKVHELNEDIGKLLAKAEQLGAEGNVDESQKILMEVEKVRAKKKEAEEEYRNSMPASSFQQQKLRVCEVCSAYLGLHDNDRRLADHFGGKLHLGFIQIREKLDQLRKTVAEKQEKRNQDRLRRREEREREERMGRRSGSRNRDRRRSRSRERRRRRSRSASRERRKSRSRSRDRHRRHRSRSRSHSRGHRRGSRDRSSKHKKEVWTIRK
- the LUC7L gene encoding putative RNA-binding protein Luc7-like 1 isoform X3, translating into MDLGECTKIHDLALRADYEIASKERDLFFELDAMDHLESFIAECDRRTELAKKRLAETQEEISAEVSAKAEKVHELNEDIGKLLAKAEQLGAEGNVDESQKILMEVEKVRAKKKEAEEEYRNSMPASSFQQQKLRVCEVCSAYLGLHDNDRRLADHFGGKLHLGFIQIREKLDQLRKTVAEKQEKRNQDRLRRREEREREERMGRRSGSRNRDRRRSRSRERRRRRSRSASRERRKSRSRSRDRHRRHRSRSRSHSRGHRRGSRDRSSKHKSSRDRSSREKSRDRERKEKSSSERRHESTNGKSRSKRSEEREAGEI